The following nucleotide sequence is from Candidatus Cloacimonadota bacterium.
ATTATGTCGTTAGTCCATTTAATCTGTAGTTTGTCTGCCAGGGGATAGAATAGTCGGCACAATTCGCGATGTAGGCAATAACCAGTATACAACCCAAACGAGCTTACAAACCCGCTAAAGACGATATCGAAGGTAAACCACAATCCTCCTGTAGGAGAAAGCCAATTATGGTTGTCTCTTCCCACTCCATCACCTTGATAATCTGTTCGCACACATATGGTTCCGTTGTTATACTCACGCAAACGTTGGTATTCTAACATTGTGCTATCTAGTACATTGTAATAAAAGTAGCTTCTTTCCATCATTTTTCAATAAACATGGCATCGCCATAACTAAAAAATCTGTAACGCTCATCTACGGCTATTTGGTAGGCTTTGCGAATAAAATCGTAACCAGCAAATGCCGATATCATCATTAAAAGAGTAGATTCTGGTAAATGAAAATTGGTAATTATAGCGTCAGTAACCTTAAACACATATCCGGGAAATATAAAAATATCAGTCCACCTATTACCATAGGTTAATTTGTCTTTCTCCCAAAAGCTTTCTAAGGCTCTAACCGAAGTTGTGCCAACTGCAATAACTCGGCGTAGGTCTGTTTTGGCTTGGTTAATAATCTTGGCAGTATGTTCAGATATTTCTACACATTCACTATGCATTATATGTTTAGTAATATCTTCAGTTTTAACCGGTCTAAAGGTACCAATGCCAACATGTAAGGTAAGTTCAGCAAATTCCACTCCCATATTCTTTAGGTTCAGCATAAGATCATTACTGAAATGCAAACCTGCTGTTGGTGCGGCTACAGAACCGTTTTCTGAGGCATAAATAGTTTGATAACGCAGCCTATCATTTTGCTCATCGGGACGGTTAATATAAGGAGGCAGTGGAATATGACCAATTTTCTCGATTTCTTGCCAAAAATCACCTTCATATTCCAGTTTTATCTTACGCATGCCATCGTCATTTTCTGGATATGCCCATCCTTTCATATTGTTGGAAAATACTATATACTGCTCTTTTTTTATCCTTTTAGCAGGGAAAATCAGGCATTTCCACAAATCGGGTTCAGCGAGGGGATTTAAAAGCAAAACTTCTATTGGTGTACCATTTTCTTTTTTACCAAAAAGCCTGGCAGGAAATACCTTGCTATTATTAAGCACCAATAAGTCCCCTGCCCGTAGAAGACTAGGTAAATCCGTAAACATTCTGTTATGAATTGAGTTATTTTCACAGCTTAG
It contains:
- the queA gene encoding tRNA preQ1(34) S-adenosylmethionine ribosyltransferase-isomerase QueA — its product is MTQDLHRKIAYHYILPRELIAQYPLAKREASRLMCLSCENNSIHNRMFTDLPSLLRAGDLLVLNNSKVFPARLFGKKENGTPIEVLLLNPLAEPDLWKCLIFPAKRIKKEQYIVFSNNMKGWAYPENDDGMRKIKLEYEGDFWQEIEKIGHIPLPPYINRPDEQNDRLRYQTIYASENGSVAAPTAGLHFSNDLMLNLKNMGVEFAELTLHVGIGTFRPVKTEDITKHIMHSECVEISEHTAKIINQAKTDLRRVIAVGTTSVRALESFWEKDKLTYGNRWTDIFIFPGYVFKVTDAIITNFHLPESTLLMMISAFAGYDFIRKAYQIAVDERYRFFSYGDAMFIEK